From one Phaeodactylum tricornutum CCAP 1055/1 chromosome 16, whole genome shotgun sequence genomic stretch:
- a CDS encoding predicted protein, with protein MCQQDPPDECSTDADTSSPTKQATGSEEQLPIEPNSDQNSPSNSASSSPPVSCTQRVIAFYWEQEFLLLVIAAILLARAYPPLGATYLAPDITATWLAVCFIFVMAGLGLKTEEFSKALQRVYFNGFVQMFNFGVVSSIIYGLSRALEAGNILGQDLADGMVVCASLPMTINMVLVLTKSSGGDEAAAIFNAAFGNLIGVFLSPVLILGYLGVTGDIDLFEVFYKLALRVVVPVIVGQILQKKSKTVVEFVKKHKHYFKQAQQYCLVFIVYTVFCKTFEEESQSSIGDIFLMIAFQFLFLMSLMVLAWYTLGVLFRDEPTLRVMGLFGCTHKTVAMGVPLINAIYGDDPAVGSYTLPLLIWHPMQLVVGTILAPRLSAYVDRERERLGWADATIETGSGEYVNDNENHGDEEQPTSYDGSRLISHQTEK; from the coding sequence ATGTGCCAGCAAGACCCACCCGACGAGTGCTCGACGGATGCCGACACATCGTCCccaacaaaacaagccaCGGGCTCGGAGGAGCAGCTCCCGATAGAACCAAATTCCGATCAAAACTCTCCGTCAAACTCGGCGTCATCGTCTCCGCCAGTATCCTGCACACAGCGGGTAATTGCCTTTTACTGGGAACAAGAGTTTCTGTTACTCGTCATCGCGGCTATTCTACTCGCCCGGGCCTACCCACCCCTCGGCGCTACGTACCTGGCACCCGATATCACCGCGACTTGGCTCGCCGTCTGTTTCATTTTCGTCATGGCTGGCTTGGGATTGAAAACGGAAGAATTCTCCAAAGCATTGCAACGTGTCTATTTCAACGGATTCGTGCAAATGTTTAATTTTGGAGTCGTCTCGAGCATCATTTACGGTCTCAGTCGAGCGCTCGAGGCGGGTAACATCCTCGGACAGGATTTGGCCGACGGTATGGTGGTATGTGCCAGTTTACCCATGACCATCAATATGGTCCTGGTGCTCACCAAAAGTAGCGGTGGCGATGAGGCCGCCGCCATTTTCAATGCGGCCTTTGGAAATTTAATTGGGGTCTTTCTCAGTCCCGTCCTCATTCTGGGCTACCTCGGGGTAACGGGAGACATTGACCTCTTTGAAGTCTTCTACAAACTAGCTCTCCGCGTGGTAGTACCGGTGATTGTTGGGCaaattttgcaaaagaaatcCAAAACCGTCGTCGAGTTTGTCAAAAAGCACAAACACTACTTCAAACAAGCCCAGCAATACTGTCTCGTTTTTATTGTCTACACGGTCTTTTGCAAAACCTTTGAAGAGGAATCGCAGTCTTCTATTGGTGACATCTTTCTCATGATTGCCTTCCAATTCCTCTTCTTAATGTCCCTCATGGTTCTAGCCTGGTACACGCTGGGCGTGCTCTTTCGGGACGAGCCCACGTTACGGGTCATGGGCTTGTTCGGTTGCACGCACAAAACCGTTGCCATGGGTGTCCCGCTGATCAACGCTATCTACGGAGATGACCCCGCCGTAGGTTCGTACACGCTGCCCTTACTTATTTGGCATCCAATGCAGCTGGTGGTCGGGACCATTCTCGCACCGAGGCTGAGTGCCTACGTCGACCGGGAACGGGAGCGACTGGGATGGGCCGATGCAACCATCGAAACAGGTTCGGGCGAATACGTTAATGACAACGAGAATCATGGCGACGAGGAGCAACCTACGTCCTATGACGGCAGCCGATTAATATCGCACCAGACGGAGAAATGA
- a CDS encoding predicted protein translates to MNTDASQNDSSAVSEHDQHQSGALSCEVTSDAPVASESVDDTNEEAKQVSFEGGHESSSDIKGKSIAVEETPPILSMGKRVCRCLTSFYWTNQFPVHIVLSIGLAKAYPPLGAKYLQPDITATWIAVMIIFVLAGMGLRTEELSRAFQRVYFNTFVQVFNFGLVSLVVFGASRALTAAQIMSEELADGMVITACMPTAINIVIVLSAATGADEAAAIFNSTFGNIIGIFLSPVLILAYLGAAGDISLGTVFYKLTLRVVVPLIFGQIVQKASTLVREYYASHKNLFKKIQESCLVFVVYTVFCKTFEDDVGAGIGDILLMVLFQFLLMTALMVLAWFSLELLFRDEPELRVMGFMGSIMKTVSLGVPMINSIYGGNPNEGLYTLPLLVWHPMQLVLSSMMVPRLSRFIREERKKLDLKEQISNQVLFDLEAQSNDSKTEGSKCDRISNVEDGFEETRS, encoded by the coding sequence ATGAACACGGATGCAAGCCAAAATGATTCTTCTGCAGTCTCTGAGCACGACCAACACCAATCTGGTGCTCTTTCCTGCGAGGTGACGAGCGACGCACCCGTAGCTTCGGAATCGGTTGACGACACaaacgaagaagccaaacaAGTTTCTTTCGAGGGAGGACATGAATCATCCTCAGATATCAAAGGAAAGAGCATTGCTGTTGAAGAAACTCCCCCAATTCTGTCTATGGGAAAGCGCGTTTGTCGATGCCTTACGAGCTTTTATTGGACCAACCAGTTTCCTGTACACATCGTTCTGTCTATTGGACTCGCAAAAGCCTACCCGCCATTGGGCGCCAAATATTTACAACCCGACATTACAGCAACATGGATCGCTGTCATGATCATCTTCGTGCTAGCTGGTATGGGACTTCGTACGGAAGAACTTTCCAGAGCCTTTCAACGCGTATACTTTAATACGTTTGTTCAGGTTTTCAATTTCGGACTTGTTTCTCTGGTTGTTTTCGGTGCAAGTCGAGCGTTGACGGCTGCGCAAATCATGAGTGAAGAGCTCGCGGACGGTATGGTGATTACAGCATGTATGCCAACGGCCATTAATATTGTGATTGTACTGTCGGCTGCAACCGGGGCCGATGAAGCTGCGGCCATTTTCAACTCAACATTTGGTAACATTATTGGAATCTTTCTTTCGCCTGTTTTGATTCTAGCCTACCTTGGGGCTGCGGGGGACATCTCTCTGGGTACTGTCTTTTACAAATTGACACTTCGCGTGGTTGTTCCCTTGATCTTTGGACAAATTGTTCAAAAGGCATCAACGCTGGTACGGGAGTACTACGCTAGCCACAAGAATCTATTCAAAAAAATTCAGGAGTCCTGCCTCGTGTTTGTGGTGTATACTGTATTTTGTAAAACATTTGAAGACGACGTTGGTGCAGGAATTGGGGATATTCTTTTGATGGTCCTTTTCCAGTTTCTTTTAATGACTGCTTTAATGGTACTTGCTTGGTTCTCCCTTGAGCTCTTGTTCAGAGACGAGCCCGAGCTACGTGTGATGGGATTCATGGGTTCTATAATGAAAACGGTTTCCTTGGGTGTTCCAATGATTAATTCCATTTACGGAGGGAACCCAAACGAAGGTTTGTATACATTGCCTCTCTTAGTTTGGCATCCAATGCAGTTAGTACTAAGCTCCATGATGGTTCCCCGCTTGTCACGATTCATTCGAGAAGAGAGAAAAAAGTTAGATCTCAAGGAGCAAATTTCTAACCAAGTTCTTTTCGACCTCGAAGCGCAATCTAATGATTCGAAAACCGAGGGCAGCAAGTGCGATAGAATTTCCAATGTTGAAGACGGTTTTGAGGAAACGAGATCGTAG
- a CDS encoding predicted protein, producing MKSARPIQCRASNDPVSDAISRQHIQVESIPWAGIIRCESVVVDLDSSSMLEEVGLITRGLLNKKAVAGWDMYSTSWIGGNPYRGLKFHVYQNATEDATAGPTIWTYACVYKSAAIKKLQAQRFLEKLMIATEHFRNNPSLLEEVKQDVLESVLHLQIREAVAIALPLEPSLELSREITTQNRAVMQLNAEAEKVALLSEKGAISSVTDGVPSSTIQTDRERSKWSKAMNSPTSVTRGFRNLWRDPQCPIQTQNLIENASEASKVHSSGVREWDGLETPSMFPTRDPRNFEWPETLILEDEDDDDLVLVSESLLNTLVSDDKNAKSDVTTETTVTCKESLLEDLLETTNERVDIVDEVRASLEAHFDDNASALTESPSTDAGDEPCFPCSFFLGHTKSPVVEFN from the coding sequence atgaaaagtGCCAGACCGATTCAATGCCGTGCCTCGAACGATCCCGTAAGTGACGCAATCTCCAGGCAACATATCCAAGTCGAATCCATTCCATGGGCTGGGATCATCCGCTGCGAAAGCGTTGTCGTAGATTTAGACAGTAGCAGTATGCTGGAGGAAGTCGGTCTTATCACTAGGGGTTTGCTCAACAAAAAAGCTGTTGCAGGATGGGACATGTATTCTACTTCCTGGATCGGTGGTAACCCCTACAGAGGACTAAAATTCCACGTTTATCAAAACGCTACGGAAGACGCTACTGCGGGTCCTACGATTTGGACGTACGCCTGTGTGTATAAAAGCGCAGCAATAAAGAAGCTTCAGGCACagcgctttttggaaaagttaATGATCGCTACCGAACATTTTCGCAATAATCCTTCTCTTTTAGAAGAAGTAAAACAGGACGTCTTGGAATCAGTTCTTCATCTTCAGATACGCGAGGCTGTAGCGATTGCGCTTCCGTTGGAACCGTCGCTAGAACTCTCACGAGAGATTACTACACAAAACCGTGCTGTTATGCAACTGAATGCCGAGGCAGAAAAGGTGGCTTTGTTGTCAGAGAAGGGTGCCATTTCGTCAGTTACAGATGGCGTTCCTTCAAGCACCATTCAGACTGACCGTGAAAGATCAAAGTGGAGCAAGGCAATGAATTCCCCGACTAGCGTGACACGAGGATTTAGAAACCTGTGGAGAGATCCGCAATGTCCGATACAAACCCAGAATCTGATCGAGAATGCTAGCGAAGCTTCCAAAGTTCATTCAAGCGGTGTGAGGGAATGGGACGGCCTTGAGACCCCTTCTATGTTTCCTACTCGAGACCCACGTAATTTTGAGTGGCCCGAGACGTTGATATTAGAAGAtgaggatgatgatgacttgGTGTTGGTGTCGGAGTCTCTCTTGAATACGCTTGTGTCAGACGACAAAAATGCCAAATCGGACGTAACAACCGAAACAACAGTTACATGCAAAGAGTCCCTGCTGGAGGATTTGTTAGAAACGACCAACGAACGCGTGGACATTGTTGATGAAGTGAGAGCGAGTTTGGAAGCTCATTTTGACGATAATGCTTCTGCCCTCACTGAGTCCCCTTCCACTGATGCAGGAGACGAACCTTGCTTTCCGTGCTCGTTTTTCCTTGGACACACAAAAAGTCCCGTAGTGGAATTTAATTAA
- a CDS encoding predicted protein: MRLIASFLVAAALSLRIRHGSSFSTVRLSSRGRTTAVGTVPSSPSLVPIVPVRGRRVPASLTFSRNTPMSVPLATTRTDHETPKSPNALDNIKASISQTAAMKAFQPYIRIESEADKKNVQLFTFFRVAIPAVVIGTLATLLFPGLALTLATLLNDAGVFAVLSQDSSQFVQNFLTVAGLLFSILVGQTYYFMYQQQESVYYALFNEVTEAKSLLEQVALVCQGRSMYRRCLESISRYVQEDLKRLQADPAVLLSARPVDDPLESIMYMTSVGVPSTVYETVRSLRQARAARLGALQRKLPAAHMWLLWILAAIELSSFPLLGAGTQAIGGYKILTVEGILFGVMTAGIVLTLRVVGELWRPAGGAYNVDAVLSVMVRGLEEELAGRMKGQRGYITPGWSPSPVRGEMVDMPTSSSERDVLRKPFSSNGNSTSMDNTVLREQGPNLVVAGQRTWHFIRTLQSAWRRKD; encoded by the coding sequence ATGAGATTGATTGCGTCCTTCCTCGTCGCAGCGGCCTTATCTTTACGTATCCGGCACGGATCAAGCTTTTCGACCGTGAGGTTGTCGAGTCGTGGACGCACAACGGCAGTCGGAACAGTCCCTTCCTCCCCATCGCTCGTACCGATCGTTCCGGTGCGCGGTCGCCGTGTTCCCGCTAGCCTTACTTTCTCACGGAACACACCAATGTCCGTGCCGCTGGCAACGACTCGGACCGATCACGAAACCCCCAAGTCTCCCAACGCTCTGGACAACATCAAAGCCAGTATCTCGCAAACCGCCGCAATGAAAGCCTTCCAACCCTACATTCGCATCGAATCGGAAGCGGACAAGAAAAACGTCCAGCTCTTCACCTTCTTTCGCGTCGCCATTCCGGCCGTCGTCATCGGCACTCTGGCCACGCTACTCTTTCCCGGACTCGCCCTGACACTCGCGACACTTTTGAACGACGCCGGGGTCTTTGCCGTGCTGAGTCAGGACAGTTCCCAGTTTGTGCAAAACTTTCTCACCGTTGCTGGACTCTTGTTCAGTATCCTTGTCGGACAGACCTACTACTTCATGTACCAGCAGCAGGAATCCGTCTACTACGCCCTCTTCAACGAAGTTACCGAAGCCAAATCGTTGCTGGAACAAGTCGCGCTGGTGTGCCAAGGTCGTTCCATGTACCGACGTTGTTTGGAAAGCATCTCACGCTACGTTCAGGAAGATTTGAAACGCCTGCAGGCCGACCCGGCCGTACTCTTGTCGGCCCGTCCCGTCGACGATCCTCTCGAATCCATCATGTACATGACCAGCGTCGGCGTACCCAGTACGGTGTACGAGACGGTCCGTAGTTTGCGGCAAGCCCGTGCCGCAAGGCTGGGCGCCTTGCAGCGGAAATTACCCGCCGCACACATGTGGCTACTCTGGATTCTCGCCGCAATTGAACTCTCCAGTTTCCCTCTACTCGGAGCCGGTACCCAAGCCATTGGGGGTTACAAAATATTGACCGTGGAGGGGATCTTGTTTGGCGTCATGACGGCGGGCATTGTCTTGACCTTGCGCGTAGTGGGGGAATTGTGGAGACCTGCTGGTGGGGCCTACAACGTTGATGCCGTCTTGTCCGTCATGGTTCGTGGGCTTGAAGAGGAATTGGCTGGACGGATGAAAGGCCAACGGGGATACATTACCCCCGGATGGTCGCCGTCACCGGTTCGCGGAGAAATGGTCGACATGCCCACCAGCTCCAGCGAACGTGATGTGCTGCGGAAACCCTTCAGTTCGAACGGCAATTCGACCAGTATGGATAACACCGTGCTACGAGAACAAGGACCCAATCTAGTGGTGGCCGGCCAGCGCACTTGGCACTTTATCCGAACACTCCAGTCGGCATGGCGTCGCAAAGACTAG
- a CDS encoding predicted protein, which produces MGEIDIKKMKVAELRTELERRGLPVSGNKPDLINRLQARLDEEEFGLIDAPATTINTTMTNLNETGEATGDNPSDSATEREKKGLVPTKTEEMGEESKTDKFISEAHDANNVKVSAQPTFDEIKRRRANRFDIPVVETKVQSPQKRGRDKKKSANLPILQKGSKRARQQASEKDDVLLPKEEIEKRLKRAEKYGTGNEENILKLKAMLRKYRF; this is translated from the exons ATGGGTGAAATCGATATTAAAAAGATGAAAG TTGCGGAATTAAGGACAGAGTTGGAAAGACGCGGTCTTCCCGTGTCGGGGAACAAACCAGATCTTATCAATCGTTTACAGGCGAGGTTGGACGAGGAGGAATTCGGTTTGATTGATGCGCCCGCTACCACCATCAACACTACCATGACGAATTTAAACGAGACGGGAGAAGCAACGGGCGACAACCCCAGCGATTCAGCGACCGAGCGAGAAAAGAAGGGGCTTGTGCCAACAAAAACCGAAGAAATGGGGGAAGAATCCAAAACAGACAAATTCATCAGCGAGGCTCACGATGCAAACAACGTGAAAGTGTCGGCGCAGCCCACTTTTGACGAAATTAAGCGTCGCCGCGCGAATCGTTTCGATATACCGGTCGTCGAAACGAAAGTTCAGTCGCCGCAGAAGCGTGGCCgtgacaaaaagaaaagtgcAAATCTACCCATTCTACAAAAGGGCAGCAAGCGCGCCAGGCAGCAAGCAAGTGAAAAAGATGATGTACTGTtgccgaaagaagaaatcgaaaagcGACTGAAACGGGCAGAAAAGTATGGGACTGGCAACGAAGAAAACATTCTTAAATTGAAGGCTATGCTTCGCAAGTATAGATTTTGA
- a CDS encoding predicted protein yields MTPSDAAKAAASHIRRKVLTQMASGIGVVSVPVAVWWYLTYHERQAKLEDVRTRVRVPNVQDTDDLLVEKCQAGDVILFDRRCEKVAAGPWAAISCLASRTFLCDDKKLSSRTVAEGKFDHIGLVVPGYIKSRHDALDASNLLLLEPTPSGIVARDLKTRLEVSSSRSVVLLQLCSPGEKRNVEEDYEQSIPVVRARKHVETELRKFRDRWIELGKDRNYKYMHSTLGLGGALVYGMGMQDMLSGPVSPSAYLVLIGLQQAAAAQNINDRENRAIKVEDFLRDHRFEERHAVRLRPGWRFLAPIPLRETSRS; encoded by the exons ATGACTCCTTCCGACGCTGCGAAAGCGGCGGCGTCTCACATTCGTCGCAAAGTGTTAACCCAAATGGCTAGCGGCATAGGGGTCGTTAGCGTCCCCGTGGCCGTTTGGTGGTACCTGACGTACCACGAACGCCAGGCAAAACTGGAAGACGTACGCACACGGGTGAGAGTTCCAAACGTTCAAGATACGGACGACTTGCTGGTGGAAAAGTGTCAGGCGGGGGACGTGATTCTGTTCGATCGGCGATGCGAAAAAGTGGCGGCGGGACCGTGGGCAGCAATCTCCTGTCTCGCATCACGAACTTTTCTCTGCGACGACAAGAAACTCTCTTCGCGGACCGTGGCGGAAGGGAAGTTTGACCACATCG GTTTGGTAGTTCCTGGTTACATAAAGTCGCGTCACGACGCCTTGGACGCATCCAATCTGTTGCTGCTCGAACCTACGCCCTCAGGAATCGTCGCTCGCGATTTGAAAACTCGTCTGGAAGTATCTTCGTCGCGATCCGTCGTCCTGCTCCAATTGTGCAGCCCAGGTGAAAAGCGCAATGTAGAGGAAGACTACGAACAGTCGATACCAGTGGTGCGCGCCAGAAAGCATGTCGAAACCGAACTACGGAAATTCCGTGATCGCTGGATTGAGCTGGGTAAAGACAGAAACTATAAATACATGCATTCGACGCTTGGCTTGGGAGGTGCTCTTGTTTACGGCATGGGTATGCAAGATATGTTGAGTGGTCCCGTCTCGCCCAGCGCCTATCTTGTACTGATTGGTCTCCAACAAGCAGCGGCGGCGCAAAACATTAATGATCGGGAGAATCGTGCAATCAAGGTCGAAGACTTTTTGCGCGACCATCGATTTGAGGAAAGACACGCAGTGAGACTGCGTCCGGGATGGCGTTTCTTGGCACCGATTCCCCTTCGCGAGACTTCAAGATCGTAA